cctggtgTTGCCACACTTGCACAAGGGAGTCCAGGGTCCAGGGGGCTCTCTGCATCTGCTGTCCTCCCACTCCCCACGATCCTCCCACCAGATCTTCGCAGTCGTGCTCTGGAGGCTTCTCGGAGCCTGGTTGGGTAGAtaagcaggggggcgggggggggagtgGCTCGTGAGAAGCCCACGCAAAAActcctccccaggcctgggctACGCCTCCATGGTGATCGTCTTCTACTGCAACACCTACTACATCATGGTGCTGGCCTGGGGCTTCTATTACCTGGTGAAGTCCTTCACCACCACGCTGCCCTGGGCCACATGTGGCCATACCTGGAACACTCCCGACTGTGTGGAGATCTTCCGCCATGAAGACTGTGCCAATGCCAGCCTGGCCAACCTCACATGTGACCAGCTTGCTGACCGCCGGTCCCCTGTCATCGAGTTCTGGGAGTGAGTCAGGCGCCTCTGGGCCGGGCCCTGCCTGTCCCCCGCTGCAGGCTCCACATATGGCCGGAGTCTGCGTGCGCTGGGGCCCGGCCTGTCTTCGGGGAGCCCCCAGCACAGCCCCTAGAGGAGCGGGAACGGGTGGACCTGGCTCCTTCAGAACGTCTCAGTCCCAGGCATTGTCACTCCATCGTGCCCGCCAGCCTGAGAGGGGGTGGCTCGTGGGCATGCTGTGGGTGCTGTGGGTGCTGCGGGGCCGGGCTCCCAGCCCTACAGCCTCCGGCCCGTTCAGGCTCACACCCTGCAGCACCTCCAGGCCCCAGGCAtgagagggaggggggctggaTGGGGCGCACtgcccccggggccgcccccaGCCGCTCTGCCCGCTGCCTGCACCCCTCACGGGCCCTCCCTCCGCCAGGAACAAAGTCTTGCGGCTCTCCGGGGGCCTGGAGGTGCCGGGAGCCCTCAACTGGGAGGTGACCCTGTGTCTGCTGGCCTGCTGGGTGCTGGTCTACTTCTGTGTCTGGAAGGGGGTCAAGTCGACGGGAAAGGTACAGCCAgaggctggcagggctgggggtgatGGCCgcggtgggggtgtggggggagaaggggcGCCCCTGCCAGGGACCACTGCTGCAAcgggagggggccggggcccCAGCAGGGCGCGGGTCGTGGAACCCAGGCCGCCGGATCCCCCCCTGCACGCTCAAGCCCGGGAGCCTTCCCTCCCTCGGGGGAGAGGCCCAGGCGGCAACTGTCCCTTGTCAGTGAGGGGCCACCCCGGCTCCCCCACTTGCTGTCCGGGCCTCTCTGCGGGGACCCGGGCTGCAGCTGCCCTTGCCTGCCTGGCCCGCTCTGCTCCGTGCGGTGGGAGGCAGAGGTCTGCGGTCCACGTGGCTCTTGCCCCTGTCCCTGGCTGGATGCTGCCTCTCTGGCATCAGGGGGCGTGGGACCTGCCCCTGGccgtctgcccccccccccccgtggcctCCCCTGCACGCCGCGGGGCTGCTGCTGCCGCCCGAGCCGAGCACACAGCCTCCCCGGGAGGAGCCGAGGCCTCGAGGAGGACGGCGCGGCCGCCGGCTGGCCTCCCGCTGGACCTGCGAGCCCCCGGCGTGGTCCCCTGGCCATCCCGCCGGGCCGGGGGCCCCTCTGAGCCGCCCGCCCCCCCACAGATCGTGTACTTCACTGCTACCTTCCCCTACGTGGTCCTCGTCGTGCTGCTGGTGCGCGGAGTGCTGCTGCCCGGCGCCCTGGATGGCATCATCTACTATCTCAAGCCCGACTGGTCCAAGCTGGGGTCCCCGCAGGTGAGGGCACGTGCGTGGAAAGGGGGGAGGGCGCGGCCGGGCGCACAGCCCCTCACAGCGTCCCCGGCCGGCCCCCCGCAGGTGTGGATCGACGCCGGGACCCAGATCTTCTTTTCCTACGCCATCGGCCTGGGGGCCCTCACGGCGCTGGGCAGCTACAACCGCTTCAACAACAACTGCTACAAGTaggtgccgccgccgccgccgcccccccccccccggcccggccccgggagGCGGGTGCCCTGACCCGCCCCGTGGCCCTGTGTCCCCAGGGACGCCATCATCCTGGCACTCATCAACAGCGGGACGAGCTTTTTTGCTGGCTTCGTGGTCTTCTCCATCTTGGGCTTCATGGCCACGGAGCAGGGCGTGCACATCTCCAAGGTGGCCGAGTCAGGTACTGCCCGCGCCCGCCGCACTGGCCGCGTCACCCTGGGCCCGGGGAGGCCCGGCCGAGCAGCTGCACGGCCCAGCTGTCCCCGCCGGCTCGGAGCGGGAGCCCGGGGCCCCCCGCCACGCGGAGCCTTGAGCCCCGGGCCTCGGAGAATGCCCCGCCCGCGTGCCAGAGGCTGCCGAGGAGGGGGGCCTCGGTCACCGGTGACCCGGGGACGGGGTTCGAGTCGGCGGAGCGACGGGAGTCGGCGGAGCAAAGGCCGCCGAcaccctgacccctgaccccgGCGGGAGGGCCCCGTCTGTGGgcgtgggaaggggagggggcgaTGGTGCAGCCGGCGAGGCACCCGGGTGTGCAGACCTGCCCTCCCCTCTCAGGGCCCGGCCTGGCCTTCATCGCCTACCCCCGGGCCGTCACGCTGATGCCCGTGGCCCCgctctgggctgccctgtttttcttcatgctgctgctgctcggCCTGGACAGCCAGGTTTGCAGGGGGCgacagggcgggggggggggggggggggcaggggggcgctGGCGTAGGCGGAGGGCGTGGCCTCAGCGCCCGGCCACAGTTTGTAGGTGTGGAAGGCTTCATCACCGGCCTGCTCGACCTCCTCCCGGCCTCCTACTACTTCCGTTTCCAAAGGGAGATCTCTGTGGCCCTGTGCTGCGCCCTCTGCTTTGTCATCGACCTCTCCATGGTGACTGATGTGAGTGGGGGCGAGGGGGGCCGCCCCGGGCCTCCGGCTGCCCATCGCCTTCCCTGTCGCCTTCCCTGACACGGCTCTGTCCCCAGGGCGGGATGTACGTCTTCCAGCTGTTCGACTACTACTCGGCCAGCGGCACGACCCTGCTCTGGCAGGCCTTCTGGGAGTGCGTGGTGGTCGCCTGGGTGTACGGTAGGTGCTGCCTACGGGCgcaggggcgggcggggcgcgggcgggcgcggccggGGTCTCCAGCTGCAGCCCTCGCGCCCCAGGAGCCGACCGCTTCATGGACGACGTCGCCTGCATGATCGGCTACCGACCTTGCCCCTGGATGAAATGGTGCTGGTCCTTCTTCACCCCGCTGGTCTGCATGGTAAGGGccaggggaggcgggggcggggggagcagcgCCGAGGGCCCGCCCCCGGCTGAGCAGGGGTCGTCCCCCTCAGGGCATCTTCATCTTCAACGTGGTGTACTACAAGCCGCTGGTCTACAACAACACCTACGTGTACCCGTGGTG
The window above is part of the Vulpes lagopus strain Blue_001 chromosome X, ASM1834538v1, whole genome shotgun sequence genome. Proteins encoded here:
- the SLC6A8 gene encoding sodium- and chloride-dependent creatine transporter 1 yields the protein MAKKSAENGIYSVSGDEKKGPLIAPGPDGAPAKGDGPAGLGAPGGRLAVPPRETWTRQMDFIMSCVGFAVGLGNVWRFPYLCYKNGGGVFLIPYVLIALVGGIPIFFLEISLGQFMKAGSINVWNICPLFKGLGYASMVIVFYCNTYYIMVLAWGFYYLVKSFTTTLPWATCGHTWNTPDCVEIFRHEDCANASLANLTCDQLADRRSPVIEFWENKVLRLSGGLEVPGALNWEVTLCLLACWVLVYFCVWKGVKSTGKIVYFTATFPYVVLVVLLVRGVLLPGALDGIIYYLKPDWSKLGSPQVWIDAGTQIFFSYAIGLGALTALGSYNRFNNNCYKDAIILALINSGTSFFAGFVVFSILGFMATEQGVHISKVAESGPGLAFIAYPRAVTLMPVAPLWAALFFFMLLLLGLDSQFVGVEGFITGLLDLLPASYYFRFQREISVALCCALCFVIDLSMVTDGGMYVFQLFDYYSASGTTLLWQAFWECVVVAWVYGADRFMDDVACMIGYRPCPWMKWCWSFFTPLVCMGIFIFNVVYYKPLVYNNTYVYPWWGEAVGWGFALSSMLCVPLHLLGCLLRAKGTMAERWQHLTQPVWGLHHLEYRAQDSDVRGLTTLTPVSESSKVVVVESVM